In the Flavisolibacter tropicus genome, one interval contains:
- a CDS encoding helicase-related protein — MFQLLCFIGSRSTIIFCNHRESVERVHKLLSEKGITSTFYHGAMEQRDREVALAKFRNGSIQFLVTTDLAARGLDITNIRYIIHYHLPATEDIFTHRNGRTARMDASGTAILILNSEEAIPPYISVPVEELTVPEKNAVPEKSKWVTLFVGAGKKDKVNKIDIVGFLTNKGKLKKEDVGLIEVKDFFSFVAVRRNQASHTLQLIKNEKVKGKKIKIEIAK; from the coding sequence TTGTTCCAGCTGCTATGCTTCATCGGGAGTCGTTCAACTATTATTTTCTGCAATCACCGGGAGTCGGTGGAAAGAGTGCATAAGCTATTAAGCGAAAAAGGAATAACAAGCACTTTTTATCATGGTGCTATGGAGCAACGTGATCGTGAAGTAGCATTGGCAAAATTCCGTAATGGAAGTATTCAATTCTTAGTAACAACTGATTTAGCGGCCAGAGGTTTGGATATTACCAATATCCGATACATTATTCATTATCATTTACCTGCAACCGAAGACATTTTTACTCATCGAAATGGACGTACGGCTCGCATGGATGCCAGTGGAACGGCTATTTTAATCTTAAATAGCGAAGAGGCAATTCCGCCTTACATATCAGTACCAGTTGAGGAGTTAACTGTTCCGGAAAAAAATGCCGTGCCGGAGAAGTCAAAGTGGGTGACTCTTTTTGTGGGTGCTGGTAAAAAAGATAAAGTCAATAAAATAGATATAGTAGGCTTCCTGACAAATAAGGGAAAGCTAAAGAAAGAAGATGTTGGGTTAATTGAAGTAAAGGATTTTTTCTCATTTGTAGCAGTAAGAAGAAACCAGGCTAGTCATACCTTGCAATTGATTAAAAATGAAAAAGTAAAAGGGAAGAAAATAAAGATTGAAATAGCAAAATAG
- a CDS encoding DEAD/DEAH box helicase has protein sequence MHKRHYSIETILSNLNIENLNEMQEASIEATKKHDNVMILSATGSGKTLAFLLPVLQHIDGHNKNTQAIVIVPSRELALQIEQVFRTMGTGLKVTCCYGGHKREIEENNLIQPPAVIIGTPGRLADHIRRGNITVDSIETVVLDEFDKSLELGFQEEVATVISAFKNIKRRILTSATQAVEVPDFVGQLHLNNWIFCLQMQHLKQPYLFSTLFLTIRIRLTPCSSCYASSGVVQLLFSAITGSRWKECISY, from the coding sequence ATGCATAAGCGGCACTACTCAATAGAGACCATACTTTCCAACTTAAATATTGAAAACTTAAATGAAATGCAGGAGGCTTCAATTGAAGCCACTAAAAAACATGACAATGTAATGATCCTTTCTGCTACAGGTTCGGGAAAGACATTGGCCTTTTTACTACCCGTATTACAGCATATTGATGGCCATAACAAGAATACGCAGGCAATAGTGATTGTACCGTCTCGTGAGTTGGCCTTGCAAATAGAACAGGTGTTCCGTACCATGGGTACAGGGCTAAAAGTAACTTGCTGTTATGGAGGCCATAAAAGAGAAATTGAAGAAAATAATCTAATACAACCACCCGCCGTAATTATTGGTACGCCAGGCCGATTGGCTGATCATATTCGTCGTGGCAATATTACTGTCGATTCAATAGAAACTGTTGTATTAGATGAATTTGATAAATCGCTTGAGCTCGGTTTCCAGGAGGAAGTAGCCACTGTTATTTCTGCGTTTAAAAATATTAAAAGGCGCATATTGACTTCTGCTACCCAGGCGGTAGAAGTACCTGATTTTGTAGGGCAGCTACACTTGAACAATTGGATTTTTTGCCTGCAGATGCAACACCTAAAGCAGCCTTATCTGTTCAGTACATTGTTTCTGACGATAAGGATAAGATTGACACCTTGTTCCAGCTGCTATGCTTCATCGGGAGTCGTTCAACTATTATTTTCTGCAATCACCGGGAGTCGGTGGAAAGAGTGCATAAGCTATTAA
- a CDS encoding ion channel: MPSFKINPFSKKNPDTGFGAQASNIGGRFLNKDGTFNLHKRGIPWLNRTSVYSYLLELSWLRFLGLILAFYLIVNSLFTCVYFLIGEDQLQGLLSKTSWGRIRELFYFSSQTFTTVGYGRINPVSDGADIVASIEAFCGWLFFALVTGLLYGRFSRPRAFVSFSENALISPFKDGWAFMFRMVPYKGNHHLTEARVNVTISLLLPNDDRPEYQFFQLALERSRIDMFNMNWTVVHPIDGESPLLNLTEEEIKQTDLEVMVQMTGFDSIFSNQVTQRTSYTYNEVIWGAKFKPMYHESADNATTILDLNKLNAFEKLDVVSKNDWKAM, from the coding sequence ATGCCTTCTTTTAAAATCAACCCTTTTTCAAAAAAGAATCCAGATACGGGATTTGGAGCACAGGCCAGCAATATCGGAGGACGCTTTCTTAATAAGGACGGCACATTCAATTTGCATAAAAGAGGAATTCCCTGGTTGAATCGAACAAGTGTTTATTCCTATTTATTAGAGCTGTCCTGGTTGAGGTTTCTGGGTTTAATCCTTGCATTTTATTTAATAGTAAATAGTTTGTTTACATGTGTTTATTTCCTCATTGGCGAGGACCAGCTGCAGGGGTTACTTTCAAAAACAAGCTGGGGGCGTATTCGAGAGCTGTTTTATTTTAGCTCACAAACCTTTACCACGGTAGGGTACGGACGAATTAATCCGGTAAGTGATGGAGCTGATATTGTGGCATCAATAGAAGCGTTTTGTGGATGGTTGTTCTTTGCTTTAGTAACCGGCTTGTTGTATGGGCGATTTTCCAGGCCTAGAGCTTTTGTGTCGTTTAGCGAAAATGCATTGATAAGTCCATTTAAAGATGGTTGGGCATTTATGTTCCGCATGGTGCCTTACAAAGGCAATCACCACCTTACTGAAGCACGGGTTAATGTTACCATTTCTTTGCTTTTACCCAATGATGATAGGCCAGAATATCAATTCTTTCAATTGGCACTTGAGCGTTCTCGCATTGATATGTTTAATATGAACTGGACAGTTGTACACCCAATAGATGGTGAGAGCCCCTTATTAAATTTAACGGAAGAAGAAATAAAACAGACGGACCTGGAGGTGATGGTGCAAATGACGGGCTTTGATTCCATTTTTTCCAACCAGGTAACGCAGCGTACGTCATATACCTATAATGAAGTTATATGGGGTGCAAAGTTTAAGCCCATGTACCATGAGTCAGCTGATAATGCAACCACTATTTTAGATTTGAATAAACTTAATGCTTTTGAAAAGCTGGATGTTGTAAGTAAGAACGATTGGAAAGCAATGTAG